The Nostoc sp. 'Lobaria pulmonaria (5183) cyanobiont' genome window below encodes:
- a CDS encoding lysophospholipid acyltransferase family protein: MDKNREPSISLALYYAFKWSVVSPMLHAYFRGQIYGAENVPNSGPLLVVSNHASYFDPPIVSNCVRRPVAYMAKEELFNIPILAQAIKLYGAYPVSRGNADRNAIRSALEYLDKGWAVGVFLQGTRTPDGRITDPKRGALLLAAKAKAPILPVSVWGTEKILQKGASLPRAVPITVRIGNLIDAPNSSNKEELENLTQKCATVINEMHDLGR, translated from the coding sequence GTGGATAAAAACCGCGAACCGTCGATCAGTCTGGCACTTTACTACGCCTTTAAATGGTCAGTCGTCAGCCCCATGCTTCACGCTTACTTTCGGGGCCAGATTTATGGTGCGGAAAATGTCCCCAACTCAGGCCCGCTACTAGTAGTGAGTAATCACGCTAGTTACTTCGATCCGCCGATTGTCTCTAATTGTGTACGTCGTCCAGTGGCGTACATGGCTAAGGAAGAGTTATTTAATATCCCCATTTTGGCGCAAGCGATTAAATTGTATGGTGCTTACCCGGTGAGTCGGGGAAATGCCGATCGCAATGCCATCCGTTCCGCCCTAGAATATCTCGATAAAGGTTGGGCTGTCGGTGTTTTCTTGCAAGGTACTCGCACCCCAGATGGTCGAATTACAGACCCCAAAAGAGGCGCATTGTTGCTGGCGGCGAAAGCAAAAGCCCCAATATTGCCGGTGAGTGTCTGGGGTACTGAGAAGATTTTACAAAAAGGAGCGTCCCTACCTCGCGCAGTTCCGATCACAGTCAGAATTGGTAACTTGATTGATGCTCCTAATTCCAGTAATAAAGAGGAATTGGAGAATCTAACACAAAAGTGTGCCACAGTCATAAACGAAATGCATGATTTAGGAAGATGA
- a CDS encoding endonuclease MutS2: MIQSETLELLEWHRLCQHLATFAATKLGATAARHLKIPDSQTQSQELLEQTKEVYQLETRLTTGLSFEGIQDIGDSLERAERSGVLAGDELLAIATTLAGARNLRRVIDNQEDLPILTDLVADLRTYPDLEQEIHRCIDERAQVTDRASQKLGEIRTDLRRLRSQITQKLQNILQAKSGAVQEQLITQRSDRFVIPVKAPQKDAIPGIVHDTSTSGATLYVEPNSVVPLGNQLRQIIRREQAEEETIRRILTELVAAVKPDLERLLAIATTLDLATARSRYSYWLGANPPRFIQREDREIITLRNLRHPLLVWQQQHEQGQPVVPVDLLINPQIRVVTITGPNTGGKTVTLKTLGLAALMAKVGLFVPAREPVEIPWFDKVLADIGDEQSLQQSLSTFSGHIRRISRILEALGNGDKEIPNPQSLVLLDEVGAGTDPVEGSALAIALLQYLANHSQLTIATTHFGELKALKYEDDRFENASVEFDESTLSPTYRLLWGIPGRSNALTIALRLGLKPEVVEEAKTQVGEATDEVNQVIAGLEAQRRRQETKAAEAQVLLQQAERLYKEVSAKAASLEERESSLRASQEIAVQQAIAQAKGEIAQVIRRLQKGTPTAQEAQQATNALNQIGQQYQPVTPAKPKVGFMPKVGDRIRVPKLGQTAEVIAAPDQDGELSVRFGLMKMTVKLEDVESLDGQKAEPVVKPKPAPAAVAPPPQNVPEIRTSRNTIDLRGKRVADAEYILDKAISEATGPIWIIHGYGTGKLRQGVHAFLQHHSRVNNYEPAEQADGGTGVTVVHLK, from the coding sequence TTGATCCAATCTGAAACCTTAGAATTATTAGAATGGCATCGCCTTTGCCAGCACCTTGCTACCTTTGCGGCAACTAAGCTGGGGGCGACAGCTGCGCGTCATCTGAAAATACCTGATTCTCAGACCCAAAGCCAAGAGTTGTTAGAGCAAACCAAAGAAGTCTACCAACTGGAAACTCGCCTGACCACAGGACTGTCATTTGAGGGAATTCAAGATATTGGCGATTCCTTAGAACGGGCAGAACGTAGTGGAGTTTTGGCAGGAGATGAACTGTTAGCGATCGCCACCACCCTCGCTGGTGCCAGAAATTTGCGCCGTGTGATCGACAATCAAGAAGATTTGCCGATATTGACTGATTTGGTTGCCGATTTGCGGACTTATCCCGACCTAGAACAGGAAATTCATCGCTGTATTGATGAACGGGCCCAGGTAACTGACCGCGCGAGTCAAAAACTGGGAGAAATTCGTACAGACTTACGGCGATTACGCAGCCAAATTACTCAAAAGCTGCAAAATATCTTACAGGCAAAATCTGGCGCAGTTCAAGAACAGCTGATTACGCAACGGAGCGATCGCTTTGTTATCCCTGTCAAAGCACCCCAAAAAGATGCCATCCCCGGTATAGTTCACGATACCTCTACCAGTGGTGCCACCCTGTATGTGGAACCGAATTCAGTAGTACCTCTAGGCAACCAACTGCGGCAGATAATTAGAAGAGAGCAAGCCGAAGAAGAAACGATTCGCCGCATTTTGACAGAACTTGTAGCCGCAGTCAAACCAGATTTAGAGAGGTTGTTAGCGATCGCTACCACTTTGGATCTGGCAACCGCTAGATCGCGATATAGTTATTGGCTAGGAGCGAACCCCCCACGATTTATCCAGCGTGAAGACAGGGAAATCATTACCTTGCGGAACTTACGACATCCTCTGTTAGTGTGGCAACAACAGCACGAACAAGGGCAACCAGTAGTTCCTGTAGATTTACTGATTAATCCCCAAATTCGGGTAGTGACAATTACTGGGCCAAATACTGGCGGTAAAACTGTAACCTTAAAAACCTTGGGGTTAGCAGCATTAATGGCCAAAGTGGGTTTGTTTGTCCCCGCCCGCGAACCAGTGGAAATACCTTGGTTTGATAAAGTGCTGGCAGATATTGGCGATGAACAATCCTTACAGCAAAGTTTATCCACATTCTCTGGACACATCCGCCGGATTAGTCGGATTTTGGAAGCATTGGGAAATGGGGATAAGGAAATACCCAATCCCCAATCACTCGTATTACTTGATGAAGTCGGCGCTGGAACCGATCCAGTAGAAGGTAGCGCCTTAGCGATCGCTTTGTTGCAATATCTCGCCAACCATTCCCAGCTAACTATTGCCACCACTCACTTCGGGGAATTAAAAGCCCTGAAATATGAAGACGATCGGTTTGAAAATGCCTCTGTAGAATTTGACGAAAGTACTCTCTCACCTACTTACCGTCTCCTGTGGGGCATACCTGGACGTTCTAATGCCCTAACCATTGCCCTGCGCTTGGGATTAAAACCAGAAGTGGTAGAAGAGGCAAAAACCCAAGTGGGAGAAGCCACAGATGAAGTTAACCAGGTGATTGCTGGCTTAGAAGCGCAACGCCGCCGTCAAGAAACCAAAGCTGCGGAAGCCCAAGTTTTGTTGCAGCAAGCGGAACGTTTATATAAAGAAGTATCTGCAAAAGCCGCAAGTTTGGAGGAGAGGGAAAGCAGTTTGCGAGCTTCACAGGAAATCGCAGTGCAACAAGCGATCGCTCAAGCAAAAGGTGAAATTGCCCAAGTAATCCGCCGTTTGCAGAAAGGTACGCCCACAGCCCAAGAGGCACAGCAAGCCACCAATGCTTTGAATCAAATTGGCCAGCAATATCAACCAGTAACGCCAGCAAAACCAAAAGTTGGGTTTATGCCCAAAGTAGGCGATCGCATCCGTGTTCCCAAACTGGGACAGACAGCGGAAGTGATCGCCGCCCCTGATCAAGATGGCGAATTAAGCGTTCGCTTTGGGCTAATGAAGATGACTGTGAAGTTGGAAGACGTAGAATCTCTAGATGGTCAAAAAGCCGAACCAGTTGTCAAACCCAAACCAGCCCCAGCAGCAGTAGCCCCGCCACCGCAAAATGTCCCAGAAATTCGGACTTCCCGAAATACCATCGATTTGCGTGGTAAACGCGTGGCTGATGCTGAATACATTTTAGACAAAGCCATTTCGGAAGCTACAGGCCCAATCTGGATTATTCACGGCTATGGCACTGGTAAACTACGACAAGGAGTTCACGCTTTTTTGCAACACCATTCCAGAGTGAACAACTACGAACCAGCAGAACAAGCAGATGGCGGCACTGGTGTTACCGTTGTTCATCTAAAATAA
- a CDS encoding AI-2E family transporter — MSGFETKSFWERLNNLALVRFLLLVASGWAIVQLLAYFESVIVIFTFAAILAFLLSYPVQGLRRFLPHSIAVGVVFLLSIVIIGGVIITVSLTVLSQGQQLIDSITAFLNSLVPLLEGLEGLLKNRNFQIDLSFIEEQLRNQAVSALVNSLAILQGFMTNFVTFILIAVVAFFMLLDGENLWNFILKIVPKQRRNRFTNIIRKSFLGFFRGQLLLSAFLTISTFLVFLLLNVPFALILSIIIGIVDIIPGIGATLAVSTVTLFVLSQGVWLAVKVLIACIVLQQIQDNLIAPRIMQGALNLNPVVVFFALLVGAKVAGLLGVFISIPIAGVIVSLFEIDEMKSEV, encoded by the coding sequence ATGAGCGGTTTTGAAACCAAGAGTTTTTGGGAGCGACTAAATAATCTGGCATTAGTTCGATTTTTGCTTTTAGTTGCTTCTGGCTGGGCAATTGTACAACTTTTAGCTTATTTTGAATCGGTCATTGTTATTTTTACATTTGCGGCAATTTTAGCTTTTTTGCTCAGTTATCCTGTACAAGGGCTGCGGCGTTTTTTGCCCCACAGTATAGCTGTTGGTGTCGTTTTCTTACTCAGTATTGTAATTATAGGCGGTGTAATAATTACTGTGAGCTTAACAGTCTTATCTCAAGGACAACAATTAATTGATAGTATCACTGCATTTTTAAATTCTTTAGTGCCTTTATTAGAGGGACTAGAAGGTTTGTTAAAAAACCGTAATTTCCAGATAGATTTAAGTTTTATTGAAGAACAATTGCGAAATCAGGCTGTATCAGCTCTTGTTAATAGTTTAGCCATTTTACAAGGGTTTATGACGAACTTTGTAACTTTTATATTGATTGCAGTTGTGGCTTTTTTCATGCTATTGGATGGAGAAAACTTGTGGAATTTTATTTTGAAAATAGTACCAAAACAGCGCCGTAATAGATTTACAAATATAATTAGAAAGTCTTTTTTAGGATTTTTTAGAGGTCAATTGCTATTAAGCGCATTTTTAACAATTTCAACATTCCTAGTATTTTTACTATTAAATGTACCTTTTGCTTTAATATTGTCAATAATAATCGGGATTGTTGATATAATTCCTGGCATAGGCGCGACATTAGCAGTAAGTACAGTTACTCTATTTGTGTTGTCTCAAGGTGTTTGGTTAGCAGTAAAAGTATTAATAGCTTGTATTGTTCTCCAGCAAATACAAGACAATTTGATTGCGCCTAGAATTATGCAGGGCGCACTGAATCTTAATCCTGTAGTGGTATTTTTTGCTTTACTAGTAGGGGCTAAAGTTGCAGGATTATTAGGTGTTTTTATATCTATTCCCATCGCTGGAGTAATTGTGTCTTTATTTGAAATTGATGAAATGAAATCAGAAGTTTAA
- a CDS encoding DUF2288 domain-containing protein translates to MSDLRAELIEILDEAEWEWLIPHVQRDAVILVNLELNLVDVGVAIASDNIPSVEQWIDKQLITKPTTVQVGEWNSDRSKRFNTLIVQPYVLAQEIVAA, encoded by the coding sequence ATGTCGGATTTAAGAGCGGAATTAATAGAAATTTTGGATGAGGCAGAGTGGGAGTGGCTAATTCCTCATGTACAACGAGATGCAGTAATTTTGGTGAACCTTGAGCTAAACTTGGTGGATGTTGGAGTAGCGATCGCCAGCGATAACATTCCATCAGTGGAACAGTGGATTGATAAACAATTGATTACCAAACCCACGACAGTACAGGTGGGAGAATGGAATAGCGATCGCAGTAAGCGATTTAATACTCTCATCGTTCAACCTTACGTTCTGGCCCAAGAAATAGTTGCTGCCTAA